aggggacaagacacagagagaaaccttgagagttgggggggggggggggggaggggggggacacAATGAAAGCTGACTCCTATGTACAGGACCCACAACCCGAAACCCTCAGCCGCCCGTCACGGCGTCGCCCGTGTGAGCACAGGTACTGCCTGGGACTCCCGGTACCGGCCCGTCCGTCACCGGGAAGAGAAGGTTTCCGGGTGCATACCGACGTATGCATAGTAACAAGATTCGGGGCACTTCATAGCAATTTGCACAatactcaatgtttttttttgtattagtGTTGTGCTTcttacaaagaggaaaaaaaaaaaccttattgtTCATTCTAAAGGTAAGGTTACAGGGTAGTATTAACTTGAGGctggtttgtgtttcagtcacttGTACAGCATACAtgtatagatacacacacacaaacatatacatacacacacacacacacacacacacacacacacacacacacacacacacacacacacatacgcacacatatatattcatatgtgtATGCACAAGCATCCGTCTAAAGTATATATTTACACGCACATTTCAACCGCGTCACCCTTATCGACTAGCTTGTCTGAAACAGGCCTGTCCCTCGCCTTCAAAGTTCAATGTTTTACAGCCAATCCCTGGAGCAGCAGCCGCCACGGCAGTAGCTACAGGGGGAGGCgtggagcaggaggcagaggtgTGGACCACCGCAGACGCCCCCGTGGCGGTAGCTTCTAACACTGAGTAAAAGGAGCACTGACCAGCGATGGAGTGGAAGGCGATCGGACCGCCGCAGTACACAGCGGGGAGTGAGTGGGACGAGTGAAGCTAAACGGACAGGTTCCGTCAGCATTGGCGGCCCCTTGCAAAGGAGAcggggtttgtgtgtgtgtgggggggggggggtcgaggggcagggggggcaAGCCGGGGCGCACCGCCCCACGATACAGCGGCCTCGCCTTTTTCACAGATTGTACTACGCTATTAAGCCACGTCTACAACATTTTCACTCTCTTCactgaaaaactaaaacacttttttttccctaaaattATCTGGATATCCCTTCCAACATATTAGAAAAATATTATCCTTTTCCTCCGGAACCTCCATTCTTTTGAATTCCACTGAACATGAACAAACTGTTAGTCTCCCTTTGTGATGTTTGTCATGACTACAAAGACTTGCGTCCTCGTTGCTGGTGTGTCACCACAGTTCTTCCTGCTGAAGATGCCGTCCCCTCCCCACAAGTCAATATTTACTGTACTAAGGGCTCAAAGGACTACATAATTTGGCAAAAAGACCTTGAACCGAGCACCCTTTACATAAGTCTGCATTTCCCAGACTCCTGGCAATTCctttcaatgaaataaaagtcaCATTAACGAATTTTAGGGCCGCGCAAGCCACTTCTGCTACCcgatttgactttttttttttttcttaaggaGTGAAAACATTAGTGTTTATTTCCATCTACATATCCGGTAATTTCTCGGCAAGAACAATGAACACAAAAGCATCGTTAGCGTAGCAGAGCGGGTGGAGTGGAGAAACGGAATCTCCTCCATCACACTGCAGGGCCTTGCGTCCATGGCTGCGCTtaagtgaccccccccccccaactttcCCTTTGGCTGGTGTTTCAATTTagtgagaaaataaatacaattaaattaaatctttgGATATTAAACATAACTTAAAAAGCGACTTAAGGTTTTCTCTCTCCACATCTTGCATCTTACTACCAAATAATGAGGGATGTGTGTTCACAAGAAAGAAATcatgattgagtgtgtgtgtgtgtgtatatatatatatatatatatatatattctgcaGCTTATTATGAAAATTTGGCTTCACTACAGTAACAACAATACTATGCTAAGAGACATTGTTGTCATTCCTTTTCCTCTTCCAGGcccttgcaaacacacacacacacacgcacacgcacacgcacacgcacacgcacacacaccaacatgcatgcatggacacacacagacacacacacaagcacactatTCACCCCACTACAGGTTAAGTGTCTTAGGTGAATAAAagttcttgttttctttgttttaaaggcCGGGAGGCGGGGTTGGTTGTTttgggggtttgtgtgtgacGGTAAATTTAAGTGCCTCTGCTCACAAGAGAGAACCAGCTTGATCTTCAATTGGCAAgccatggcagaaaaaaaacacaaaattcaaacttcaaagaaaaaaaaaaaagatgcccACATCGACCACACgcaacattgaaaaaaaaaattcaagttcttaaaacaaatcagtgtaaaaatataaagtacctgttatatatataaatgaataatcatTGGTTAGTCTTTCTGACGCACAACATGGAGGCTGCGATTCACCCcgacagggagggggggggggggtggggggagggagagggaggtttCTTCCACTAGGAACTGAGAGAAACATctgaacagaggggaaaaaaaaagtacaaagtcAAGCCACTGAACAGCTTGTAtagtcccccccaccccccaatctgGAATTtgaagagacaaaacaaaaggaaaggaaagcaaagGGCCCGCCCCCTCCTCGTCCCCGTCCCCCGTTCCCCGTCCCCCGTTCCCCGACCTCAGCCCACGGCCTTGTGCTTGCCCCCGCAGCAGCGGCAGGCCACCCCGCAGCGGTAGCAGGCGCGGAGCGGGGCGTAGCAGCACATGCAGGGGGCGAGCACCGACAGGCTGACCAGCGCCAGCCAGCGCAGGCAGAATCGCTCGTCGCTGGTGTCGCACGAGCAGGGGTCCGAGTAGTCCCCCTCGGGGTCCGACATGCAGTGGTACAGCAGGCTGTCCGCGCACCACATGAAGCTGACCCGGTGGATGCAGGTCCGGATGGGGTCGGGCGCGTCCTGGCACTGGCCGCGCCGGTTCTCCTCGTGGTTGAACATGTCCCGGCAGTAGACGCAGCGCGAGCGCTCGCCGTCCTCCTTCCGCCGCTTCCACTTGGGCTGGAGGGCGCGGGGCTGGGTGCTGACCACGCCCCCGCCCGGGCCCCCGACCCCCGCCTTCAGGTCCCTGTGGCCGAAGTCCGAGTTGGGCACGTAGGGGTAGCTGTAGTCGTGCTTGGGGGGCTCGCTCTTGGCGAAGTGCACGTAGGAGTCCGCGTCCTCGGGCCGGATGAACTTGTCGCGGGCGGCGGCATGGCGGTAGTCCTCGTAGCCCGTCAGCCAGGTCCGCTCCCGCGGGTTGATGCGCAcgatctcctcctcctcgtcctggAAGCTGACGTGACGGGGGAACTTGGGCACCGGCTGcgagggagagggcagggatGAGGACGTGACACGGAGCACCGCGGCACAATTAGATGGTGATGATACGAGATTGACTGGAAAGCCCTCATTGTGCGTTTCTggcaattcaatttcaattcaacgGGGGAATGAGAAGGGCGACTATTACTGTTGCATAAGTCCTGCAAATACAACACAATCACAGCAAATGAGCTAATGCTATagacaaaacaggcaaaaaaaatgcaggactGGGCAAAGATTAGCATGGAGGCATATGAGGTTTCCTTGAGCCTATTCATGGCCCTCATCCATATTTAGAATGATACTGGATATTAACCCAGACAGCTTTTTGCGGCCAACAGAACATTCGAAATGGCTCAAATCCACATTTTTAAGTCCTAACCATTGCATGTGGCCTCTGGAAACATATTCAtgccaaaatgaacaaacactgGCACAGATTAAGGCAGAATATTtgccaaaaaacacattaccaatatatgtgacctttgacccaatGAAGTAGTATAATAGCGTCaaggcctgtgtgtgctgtttataGGAGGTTATCTTTTAATACCAGTGTATGCGTAACTTAGTATCTacgtagaaaaaaaaagtataaatagATGTCTCACCTTTTACCCAATAATGTTTTTCTCATTTGGCAGACTACAAATACTGTCCAACAGAGAGCTGAACAGCACTATGAAACTGTTCTCAAGCTGTTTCTccacacccccccgcccctgccaCCCACCTGTTCCAGGAAGTAGTGATCCGAGGACCGGTACTGGTCGTGGAG
This genomic stretch from Megalops cyprinoides isolate fMegCyp1 chromosome 1, fMegCyp1.pri, whole genome shotgun sequence harbors:
- the spred2a gene encoding sprouty-related, EVH1 domain-containing protein 2, yielding MTEETHPDDDSYIVRVKAVVMTRDDSSGGWLAQEGGGLSRVGVCKVLPNELMGRSDFLIHGERLKDKQVILECYLKKDLIYTKATPTFHHWKVDNKKCGLTFQSPADARAFDRGVRKAIEDLTEGSTTSSSTIQNEAELGDDDVFTNATDSSSNSSQRKEHSMQPLASPSLCEPRRHHCILGHLHDQYRSSDHYFLEQPVPKFPRHVSFQDEEEEIVRINPRERTWLTGYEDYRHAAARDKFIRPEDADSYVHFAKSEPPKHDYSYPYVPNSDFGHRDLKAGVGGPGGGVVSTQPRALQPKWKRRKEDGERSRCVYCRDMFNHEENRRGQCQDAPDPIRTCIHRVSFMWCADSLLYHCMSDPEGDYSDPCSCDTSDERFCLRWLALVSLSVLAPCMCCYAPLRACYRCGVACRCCGGKHKAVG